From a single Diceros bicornis minor isolate mBicDic1 chromosome 6, mDicBic1.mat.cur, whole genome shotgun sequence genomic region:
- the DDIT4 gene encoding DNA damage-inducible transcript 4 protein translates to MPSLWDRFSSSSSSSSSSRTPTPDQPPRSAWGSAARGEGLGRCASLESSDCESLDSSNSGFGPEEDSAYLDGVSLPDFELLSDPEDEHLCANLMQLLQESLAQTRLGSRRPARLLMPGQLVSQVGKELLRLAYSEPCGLRGALLDVCVEQGKSCHSVGQLALDPSLVPTFQLTLVLRLDSRLWPKIQGLFSSANSSFVPGFSQSLTLSTGFRVIKKKLYSSEQLLIEEC, encoded by the exons ATGCCTAGCCTTTGGGATCGCTTCTCATCGTCGTCCTCCTCTTCGTCCTCGTCTCGAACTCCCACCCCAGATCAGCCGCCGCGCTCAGCCTGGGGGTCGGCGGCCCGAGGAGAGGGGCTCGGCCGCTGCGCGAGCCTGGAGAGCTCGGACTGCGAGTCCCTGGACAGCAGCAACAGTGGCTTTGGGCCAGAGGAAG ACTCGGCATACCTGGATGGGGTGTCTCTGCCCGACTTCGAGCTGCTCAGCGACCCCGAGGATGAGCACCTGTGTGCTAACCTGATGCAGCTGCTGCAGGAGAGCCTGGCCCAGACCCGGCTGGGCTCGCGGCGCCCCGCTCGCTTGCTGATGCCTGGCCAGCTGGTGAGCCAGGTAGGCAAAGAACTACTGCGCCTAGCCTACAGCGAGCCGTGCGGCCTGCGGGGGGCGCTGCTGGACGTCTGCGTAGAGCAGGGCAAGAGCTGCCACAGCGTGGGCCAGCTGGCCCTTGACCCCAGCCTGGTGCCCACCTTTCAGCTGACCCTCGTGCTGCGCCTGGACTCACGCCTCTGGCCCAAAATCCAGGGTCTGTTTAGCTCCGCCAACTCTTCTTTCGTCCCTGGCTTCAGCCAGTCCCTGACGCTGAGCACGGGCTTCCGAGTCATCAAGAAGAAGCTGTACAGCTCCGAGCAGCTGCTCATTGAGGAGTGTTGA